From the Solanum lycopersicum chromosome 10, SLM_r2.1 genome, one window contains:
- the LOC104649767 gene encoding uncharacterized protein translates to MEDPSENPPENPNQLISKEHMQQLFQMFQTLNKNSTNIEPGTSQTVRVAEKLNFTNYTKWCKLMQIAIGGRGRLNHIIVNPISPDDPGYQQWAQKDSMVLSWIIENIDGDLVNQFLDYKTARDLWKGIETLLSSGRDELQIYDLNTKATSMKQGIDTIEVYFSKLNTIWKEIDRRMPNPMKCAEDITLFNSFIQRQRLYQFLAGVNDSLDKEK, encoded by the coding sequence ATGGAAGACCCATCGGAAAACCCACCGGAAAATCCTAACCAGCTTATTTCTAAGGAACATATGCAACAACTGTTTCAAATGTTTCAAACactcaacaaaaattcaacCAACATCGAACCAGGGACTTCACAAACAGTGCGAGTCGCGGAAAAATTGAACTTTACCAATTACACCAAATGGTGTAAACTGATGCAGATAGCAATTGGTGGCCGGGGAAGGCTCAATCACATCATCGTCAACCCCATTTCACCAGACGATCCAGGATACCAGCAATGGGCTCAAAAAGATTCGATGGTCCTTTCGTGGATCATCGAGAATATTGACGGAGATCTCGTGAATCAGTTCTTGGACTACAAAACTGCCCGAGATTTATGGAAAGGCATCGAAACTCTACTCAGTAGCGGTAGAGATGAATTGCAGATCTATGATCTGAACACAAAGGCAACCTCTATGAAACAAGGGATAGACACGATAGAGGTGTATTTTAGCAAATTAAATACCATCTGGAAAGAAATCGATAGACGAATGCCGAACCCAATGAAATGTGCAGAAGACATCACACTGTTCAACTCGTTTATACAACGACAAAGGCTGTACCAGTTTCTGGCTGGTGTGAATGATTCACTTGACAAAGAAAAATGA